Proteins co-encoded in one Metabacillus sp. KUDC1714 genomic window:
- a CDS encoding MerR family transcriptional regulator: protein MNNKRGQYLTTGEFAKLCKVNKQTLFYYDQIGLLSPVLKSEKGYRYYTIRQFDLFIVIDLLKDLGMSLTDIKQYMQNKSPERFLSLMYQQKEEIVKMRQEIETKEKMIETKLKLMEEASHLDFHQITYEHLPEATLYLSRNIENMSDEEFVEVFSDFIDELYVSHLDTGFPIGVITKREQILKGEFTNYSHFYIEQSNPKEGYPYFQSIAGDFLIGYHIGDEKTIHNTYKRLFSEMERLNLSLGEYVFEEYVYDTVVKKHKEQYVTKIMIQVVQIVDEC from the coding sequence ATGAATAATAAGAGAGGTCAATATTTAACGACAGGTGAATTTGCTAAACTGTGCAAAGTAAACAAACAGACACTTTTTTATTACGATCAAATTGGACTATTGTCTCCAGTACTTAAAAGTGAAAAAGGATATCGATATTATACAATTCGCCAGTTTGATCTATTCATTGTTATTGATTTATTAAAGGATTTGGGGATGTCTCTTACCGATATAAAACAATACATGCAAAATAAATCGCCTGAGCGTTTTTTGTCTCTAATGTATCAACAAAAAGAAGAGATTGTGAAGATGCGTCAGGAGATTGAAACCAAGGAAAAAATGATCGAAACAAAACTAAAATTAATGGAAGAAGCGTCACATCTTGATTTTCATCAAATTACGTATGAACATTTACCGGAAGCAACACTTTATTTAAGTAGAAATATTGAAAATATGTCTGATGAAGAATTTGTAGAGGTCTTCTCAGATTTTATTGATGAATTGTATGTATCACATCTTGATACTGGTTTTCCAATAGGTGTTATTACGAAACGAGAGCAAATTTTAAAGGGAGAATTCACTAATTATAGCCATTTTTATATTGAGCAATCAAATCCTAAGGAAGGATATCCGTATTTTCAATCGATTGCGGGTGATTTTCTCATTGGATATCATATTGGGGATGAGAAAACCATACATAACACGTATAAGCGACTTTTCTCAGAGATGGAACGTTTAAATTTATCCTTAGGAGAGTATGTTTTTGAAGAGTATGTTTATGATACAGTTGTAAAGAAACATAAGGA